From a single Miscanthus floridulus cultivar M001 chromosome 8, ASM1932011v1, whole genome shotgun sequence genomic region:
- the LOC136471768 gene encoding xyloglucan endotransglycosylase/hydrolase protein 8-like: MARPTWTLVLVAVLCLVVRSASAEFWLDEFTTDGDVRKDYDRSGRQVASLVLDQRSGAGFNSTRKYLFGEFSVEMKLIPGNSAGTVTSFYLTSGEGDEHDEIDMEFMGNSSGSPTVLNTNVWASGDGKKEHQFYLWFDPAADFHKYKIIWNDMNIIFQVDDVTVRVFKRYADLPYPDAKPMAVHATLWDGSYWATEKGKVPIDWSRAPFVVSYRAYTANGCAVGGSSCPAAGGNEWMDRQPDDTDRLTVAWAHRNCLQYNYCDDGWRFPQGFPGECARN; the protein is encoded by the exons ATGGCGCGGCCGACGTGGACTCTGGTTCTCGTCGCCGTCCTCTGCCTCGTCGTCCGGTCCGCCTCGGCAGAGTTCTGGCTCGACGAGTTCACCACGGACGGCGACGTCCGCAAAGACTACGACCGTTCCGGCCGGCAGGTGGCGTCGCTCGTCCTCGACCAGCGTTCCGGCGCTGGCTTCAACTCCACGCGCAAGTACCTCTTCGGCGAGTTCAGCGTCGAGATGAAGCTCATCCCCGGCAACTCCGCCGGTACTGTCACCTCCTTCTAC CTGACGTCCGGCGAGGGCGACGAGCACGACGAGATCGACATGGAGTTCATGGGCAACTCCAGCGGCTCCCCGACGGTGCTGAACACGAACGTGTGGGCCAGCGGCGACGGCAAGAAGGAGCACCAGTTCTACCTGTGGTTCGACCCGGCCGCCGACTTCCACAAGTACAAGATCATCTGGAACGACATGAACATCATCTTCCAGGTGGACGACGTGACGGTGCGCGTCTTCAAGCGCTACGCCGACCTGCCGTACCCGGACGCCAAGCCCATGGCGGTGCACGCCACGCTGTGGGACGGCAGCTACTGGGCCACCGAGAAGGGAAAGGTGCCCATCGACTGGTCCCGCGCGCCCTTCGTCGTCTCCTACCGAGCATACACCGCCAACGGCTGCGCCGTCGGCGGCTCGTCGTGCCCCGCCGCCGGGGGGAACGAGTGGATGGACAGGCAGCCCGACGACACCGACCGCCTCACCGTGGCTTGGGCGCACCGGAACTGCTTGCAGTACAACTACTGCGATGACGGGTGGCGCTTCCCGCAGGGGTTCCCCGGCGAGTGCGCCCGGAACTGA